The following proteins come from a genomic window of Miscanthus floridulus cultivar M001 chromosome 2, ASM1932011v1, whole genome shotgun sequence:
- the LOC136535518 gene encoding uncharacterized protein isoform X2, with protein MTPRHLALRPASSQNKGSPSSSIAEASLFETSSSLAALASFSRIEVEPGVRPTDKATQKPFESMETSAATPTRPPHPVAASPSPSSSSSLRLWRSAAQRNVRNQWSHLRTTKDQWLAAVADGRSHASALVNTHLSRRNMPATDFGVLKDMPGIRDKANSKLARREEQYSGMLLSAYKEMFSDRQDDLNDSGDGGGAPVFKWFSILEFESLAQELVEMFVSEQKLKRLLLLGFLSITLNEGVEHQTSLDWGDELYDGESNELQSIGLQSGDTYQLPENWSADILGSQRPGNTPSHEVLQVYLTTWHTNMNIKLSRIDEIFELVKEEMEIKLS; from the exons ATGACACCTCGGCACCTCGCCCTCCGCCCTGCAAGCTCACAGAACAAAGGTTCGCCTTCCTCTTCCATAGCA GAAGCCAGCCTATTCGAGACGAGCTCGAGCCTTGCTGCCTTGGCGAGCTTCAGCCGAATCGAGGTCGAGCCTGGCGTCAGGCCAACAGACAAAGCAACGCAAAAACCCTTCGAATCAATGGAGACCTCCGCAGCAACCCCGACCCGGCCGCCCCACCCGGTGGCCGCTTCCCCATCaccgtcgtcctcgtcgtcgctgAGGCTGTGGAGGTCAGCGGCGCAGCGCAACGTGCGCAACCAGTGGTCGCATCTGAGGACCACCAAGGACCAGTGGCTGGCCGCCGTTGCTGATGGCCGCTCCCACGCCTCCGCGCTCGTCAACACCCACCTCTCCCGCAG GAACATGCCGGCGACGGATTTTGGGGTGCTCAAGGACATGCCGGGGATCCGTGATAAAGCTAACTCCAAGTTGGCACGTAGAGAG GAGCAATACAGTGGCATGCTTCTGTCGGCCTACAAGGAGATG TTTTCTGACCGCCAAGATGATTTGAATGATTCAGGGGATGGTGGAGGAGCACCAGTATTCAAATGGTTCTCCATATTAGAATTTG AGAGTCTTGCCCAGGAGCTTGTTGAGATGTTTGTTTCAGAGCAAAAGTTGAAG AGGCTGCTACTCTTGGGATTTCTCTCGATTACTTTAAACGAAGGTGTAGAACATCAGACATCATTAGATTGGGGTGATGAGCTATATGATGGTGAATCAAACGAACTTCAGAGTATTGGCCTTCAGTCAGGAGATACCTATCAACTGCCTGAAAATTGGAGTGCGGATATCTTAGGGAGTCAGCGGCCTGGCAATACCCCTTCGCACGAAGTTTTACAG GTTTATTTAACCACTTGGCATACTAATATGAACATCAAGCTGAGTAG AATTGATGAAATATTTGAGCTTGTTAAGGAGGAGATGGAGATTAAACTGTCTTGA
- the LOC136535518 gene encoding uncharacterized protein isoform X1, translating to MTPRHLALRPASSQNKGSPSSSIAEASLFETSSSLAALASFSRIEVEPGVRPTDKATQKPFESMETSAATPTRPPHPVAASPSPSSSSSLRLWRSAAQRNVRNQWSHLRTTKDQWLAAVADGRSHASALVNTHLSRRNMPATDFGVLKDMPGIRDKANSKLARREEQYSGMLLSAYKEMVRQLSYLVKASHSMRRFSKATPNCSIMQFSDRQDDLNDSGDGGGAPVFKWFSILEFESLAQELVEMFVSEQKLKRLLLLGFLSITLNEGVEHQTSLDWGDELYDGESNELQSIGLQSGDTYQLPENWSADILGSQRPGNTPSHEVLQVYLTTWHTNMNIKLSRIDEIFELVKEEMEIKLS from the exons ATGACACCTCGGCACCTCGCCCTCCGCCCTGCAAGCTCACAGAACAAAGGTTCGCCTTCCTCTTCCATAGCA GAAGCCAGCCTATTCGAGACGAGCTCGAGCCTTGCTGCCTTGGCGAGCTTCAGCCGAATCGAGGTCGAGCCTGGCGTCAGGCCAACAGACAAAGCAACGCAAAAACCCTTCGAATCAATGGAGACCTCCGCAGCAACCCCGACCCGGCCGCCCCACCCGGTGGCCGCTTCCCCATCaccgtcgtcctcgtcgtcgctgAGGCTGTGGAGGTCAGCGGCGCAGCGCAACGTGCGCAACCAGTGGTCGCATCTGAGGACCACCAAGGACCAGTGGCTGGCCGCCGTTGCTGATGGCCGCTCCCACGCCTCCGCGCTCGTCAACACCCACCTCTCCCGCAG GAACATGCCGGCGACGGATTTTGGGGTGCTCAAGGACATGCCGGGGATCCGTGATAAAGCTAACTCCAAGTTGGCACGTAGAGAG GAGCAATACAGTGGCATGCTTCTGTCGGCCTACAAGGAGATG GTCCGTCAGCTGTCCTACTTGGTTAAAGCTTCCCATTCTATGCGCCGTTTTTCCAAAGCGACTCCAAATTGCTCCATCATGCAGTTTTCTGACCGCCAAGATGATTTGAATGATTCAGGGGATGGTGGAGGAGCACCAGTATTCAAATGGTTCTCCATATTAGAATTTG AGAGTCTTGCCCAGGAGCTTGTTGAGATGTTTGTTTCAGAGCAAAAGTTGAAG AGGCTGCTACTCTTGGGATTTCTCTCGATTACTTTAAACGAAGGTGTAGAACATCAGACATCATTAGATTGGGGTGATGAGCTATATGATGGTGAATCAAACGAACTTCAGAGTATTGGCCTTCAGTCAGGAGATACCTATCAACTGCCTGAAAATTGGAGTGCGGATATCTTAGGGAGTCAGCGGCCTGGCAATACCCCTTCGCACGAAGTTTTACAG GTTTATTTAACCACTTGGCATACTAATATGAACATCAAGCTGAGTAG AATTGATGAAATATTTGAGCTTGTTAAGGAGGAGATGGAGATTAAACTGTCTTGA
- the LOC136535518 gene encoding uncharacterized protein isoform X3 — protein METSAATPTRPPHPVAASPSPSSSSSLRLWRSAAQRNVRNQWSHLRTTKDQWLAAVADGRSHASALVNTHLSRRNMPATDFGVLKDMPGIRDKANSKLARREEQYSGMLLSAYKEMVRQLSYLVKASHSMRRFSKATPNCSIMQFSDRQDDLNDSGDGGGAPVFKWFSILEFESLAQELVEMFVSEQKLKRLLLLGFLSITLNEGVEHQTSLDWGDELYDGESNELQSIGLQSGDTYQLPENWSADILGSQRPGNTPSHEVLQVYLTTWHTNMNIKLSRIDEIFELVKEEMEIKLS, from the exons ATGGAGACCTCCGCAGCAACCCCGACCCGGCCGCCCCACCCGGTGGCCGCTTCCCCATCaccgtcgtcctcgtcgtcgctgAGGCTGTGGAGGTCAGCGGCGCAGCGCAACGTGCGCAACCAGTGGTCGCATCTGAGGACCACCAAGGACCAGTGGCTGGCCGCCGTTGCTGATGGCCGCTCCCACGCCTCCGCGCTCGTCAACACCCACCTCTCCCGCAG GAACATGCCGGCGACGGATTTTGGGGTGCTCAAGGACATGCCGGGGATCCGTGATAAAGCTAACTCCAAGTTGGCACGTAGAGAG GAGCAATACAGTGGCATGCTTCTGTCGGCCTACAAGGAGATG GTCCGTCAGCTGTCCTACTTGGTTAAAGCTTCCCATTCTATGCGCCGTTTTTCCAAAGCGACTCCAAATTGCTCCATCATGCAGTTTTCTGACCGCCAAGATGATTTGAATGATTCAGGGGATGGTGGAGGAGCACCAGTATTCAAATGGTTCTCCATATTAGAATTTG AGAGTCTTGCCCAGGAGCTTGTTGAGATGTTTGTTTCAGAGCAAAAGTTGAAG AGGCTGCTACTCTTGGGATTTCTCTCGATTACTTTAAACGAAGGTGTAGAACATCAGACATCATTAGATTGGGGTGATGAGCTATATGATGGTGAATCAAACGAACTTCAGAGTATTGGCCTTCAGTCAGGAGATACCTATCAACTGCCTGAAAATTGGAGTGCGGATATCTTAGGGAGTCAGCGGCCTGGCAATACCCCTTCGCACGAAGTTTTACAG GTTTATTTAACCACTTGGCATACTAATATGAACATCAAGCTGAGTAG AATTGATGAAATATTTGAGCTTGTTAAGGAGGAGATGGAGATTAAACTGTCTTGA
- the LOC136535517 gene encoding DNA (cytosine-5)-methyltransferase DRM2-like isoform X2 — protein MADGVGGSDDGDKSVWDSEGEVARSLDGAVSPIATSRNKLKGAPGPSMLHGDGKVNGAGPSASLVEDFVGMGLIRENGDGGAESLLELLLAYKAIGNDPSLDNSSASVCGPRTICDDKDVLAIWDAHDASTSSDRDHISDDSGDEDFLQGLSQKDEKIESLVRMGFPKDEAEMAIVRCGQDAPMSVLVDLIYSSEASEDGYYGNFSDHEDDSFGGRKEKRKRSEDAEQGSREPLDGSHDEPMPLPNPMVGFNLPNVSLKSVDRSLSSKAIGPPFFYYENVAIAPKGVWTTISRFLYDIQPEFVDSRFVCAAARKRGYIHNLPIENRSPLLPLPPKTIFEAFPHTKKWWPSWDPRKQFNCLLTNMAKPKLTEQIHHALAKCKDPPPRRVQKYVLETCRTANLVWVGLNKVAHLEPDEMEFLLGFPKDHTRGIGRTERFKSLGNSFHVDTVAYHLSALRDMFPHGMHVLSLFSGIGGAEVALYRLGIRMKTVVSVEISEVNRFVLRTWWNQTQTGTLIEIADVQSLTTERLESCIRRIGGFDLVIGGSPCNNLAGRNRFHRDGLEGEQSSLFYHYYRILDTVKSIMGRM, from the exons ATGGCG GACGGGGTCGGTGGCAGCGACGACGGAGACAAGTCCGTGTGGGACAGTGAAGGCGAGGTGGCGAGGAGCCTCGACGGCGCTGTCTCGCCAATTGCGACCTCGAGGAACAAGCTAAAAGGTGCTCCTGGCCCGTCCATGCTG CATGGTGATGGAAAGGTCAATGGAGCAGGGCCATCTGCCTCTTTGGTGGAGGACTTCGTAGGGATGGGTCTCATTAGGGAGAATG GAGATGGTGGTGCAGAGTCATTACTAGAGCTTCTTCTGGCCTACAAG GCGATAGGCAATGACCCTTCATTGGATAACTCCTCTGCTTCTGTTTGTGGCCCCCGGACCATTTGTGATGACAAAGACGTTCTTGCGATTTGGGATGCACATGATGCTAGTACGAGCAGCGACAGGGATCATATATCTGATGATTCTGGTGATGAG GATTTCCTACAAGGCTTGTCACAGAAGGACGAAAAAATTGAGTCCTTAGTGAGAATGGGCTTTCCTAAAGATGAAGCAGAAATGGCTATTGTCAGATGTG GGCAGGATGCACCTATGTCTGTTTTGGTTGATTTAATCTATAGTTCAGAAGCTTCAGAAGATGGTTACTATGGCAATTTCTCTGACCATGAG GATGATTCttttggaggaagaaaggaaaagagaaagAGATCTGAAGATGCAGAACAAGGTAGTAGAGAACCCTTAGATGGTAGCCATGATGAGCCGATGCCTCTACCAAACCCAATGGTTGGGTTTAACCTGCCAAATGTGAGCTTAAAATCAGTGGACAGATCTCTATCCTCAAAGGCTATTGGGCCACCTTTCTTCTACTATGAGAATGTAGCCATTGCTCCAAAGGGTGTCTGGACGACGATATCACGGTTCTTATATGACATCCAACCTGAGTTTGTGGATTCAAGGTTCGTATGTGCTGCTGCTAGGAAAAGAGGTTACATACATAACTTGCCAATTGAGAACAGATCACCTCTCCTTCCCTTACCCCCAAAGACAATATTTGAGGCCTTCCCCCATACTAAAAAGTGGTGGCCCTCATGGGACCCTAGAAAACAGTTCAACTGCCTCCTGACCAATATGGCTAAACCTAAGTTGACAGAACAGATTCACCATGCTCTTGCAAAATGTAAAGATCCACCACCTCGACGTGTTCAGAAGTATGTCTTGGAAACATGCAGGACGGCGAACTTGGTATGGGTTGGTCTGAACAAGGTTGCTCATCTAGAGCCTGATGAGATGGAATTCCTGCTTGGTTTCCCTAAAGACCACACCAGGGGGATTGGCAGGACTGAGAGGTTCAAGTCTTTGGGCAATTCATTCCATGTCGACACCGTCGCATACCATCTCTCAGCACTTCGGGACATGTTTCCACATGGCATGCATGTCCTTTCCTTGTTCTCTGGCATTGGAGGAGCAGAGGTAGCTCTCTACAGGCTCGGCATACGCATGAAGACAGTCGTTTCGGTGGAGATATCTGAGGTGAACAGGTTCGTCTTGAGGACTTGGTGGAATCAGACCCAAACAGGCACTTTGATTGAGATCGCCGATGTTCAGAGCCTGACTACCGAGAGGCTCGAGTCATGCATCAGGAGGATTGGTGGTTTTGACCTAGTGATTGGGGGCAGCCCCTGCAACAATCTTGCTGGGCGCAATCGATTCCACCGTGATGGCTTGGAGGGCGAGCAGTCGTCCCTCTTCTACCACTATTACAGGATCTTGGACACGGTGAAGTCCATCATGGGCAGAATGTAG
- the LOC136535517 gene encoding DNA (cytosine-5)-methyltransferase DRM2-like isoform X1 has product MGLQICTCDFCKDGVGGSDDGDKSVWDSEGEVARSLDGAVSPIATSRNKLKGAPGPSMLHGDGKVNGAGPSASLVEDFVGMGLIRENGDGGAESLLELLLAYKAIGNDPSLDNSSASVCGPRTICDDKDVLAIWDAHDASTSSDRDHISDDSGDEDFLQGLSQKDEKIESLVRMGFPKDEAEMAIVRCGQDAPMSVLVDLIYSSEASEDGYYGNFSDHEDDSFGGRKEKRKRSEDAEQGSREPLDGSHDEPMPLPNPMVGFNLPNVSLKSVDRSLSSKAIGPPFFYYENVAIAPKGVWTTISRFLYDIQPEFVDSRFVCAAARKRGYIHNLPIENRSPLLPLPPKTIFEAFPHTKKWWPSWDPRKQFNCLLTNMAKPKLTEQIHHALAKCKDPPPRRVQKYVLETCRTANLVWVGLNKVAHLEPDEMEFLLGFPKDHTRGIGRTERFKSLGNSFHVDTVAYHLSALRDMFPHGMHVLSLFSGIGGAEVALYRLGIRMKTVVSVEISEVNRFVLRTWWNQTQTGTLIEIADVQSLTTERLESCIRRIGGFDLVIGGSPCNNLAGRNRFHRDGLEGEQSSLFYHYYRILDTVKSIMGRM; this is encoded by the exons ATGGGGCTTCAGATTTGTACTTGTGATTTTTGCAAG GACGGGGTCGGTGGCAGCGACGACGGAGACAAGTCCGTGTGGGACAGTGAAGGCGAGGTGGCGAGGAGCCTCGACGGCGCTGTCTCGCCAATTGCGACCTCGAGGAACAAGCTAAAAGGTGCTCCTGGCCCGTCCATGCTG CATGGTGATGGAAAGGTCAATGGAGCAGGGCCATCTGCCTCTTTGGTGGAGGACTTCGTAGGGATGGGTCTCATTAGGGAGAATG GAGATGGTGGTGCAGAGTCATTACTAGAGCTTCTTCTGGCCTACAAG GCGATAGGCAATGACCCTTCATTGGATAACTCCTCTGCTTCTGTTTGTGGCCCCCGGACCATTTGTGATGACAAAGACGTTCTTGCGATTTGGGATGCACATGATGCTAGTACGAGCAGCGACAGGGATCATATATCTGATGATTCTGGTGATGAG GATTTCCTACAAGGCTTGTCACAGAAGGACGAAAAAATTGAGTCCTTAGTGAGAATGGGCTTTCCTAAAGATGAAGCAGAAATGGCTATTGTCAGATGTG GGCAGGATGCACCTATGTCTGTTTTGGTTGATTTAATCTATAGTTCAGAAGCTTCAGAAGATGGTTACTATGGCAATTTCTCTGACCATGAG GATGATTCttttggaggaagaaaggaaaagagaaagAGATCTGAAGATGCAGAACAAGGTAGTAGAGAACCCTTAGATGGTAGCCATGATGAGCCGATGCCTCTACCAAACCCAATGGTTGGGTTTAACCTGCCAAATGTGAGCTTAAAATCAGTGGACAGATCTCTATCCTCAAAGGCTATTGGGCCACCTTTCTTCTACTATGAGAATGTAGCCATTGCTCCAAAGGGTGTCTGGACGACGATATCACGGTTCTTATATGACATCCAACCTGAGTTTGTGGATTCAAGGTTCGTATGTGCTGCTGCTAGGAAAAGAGGTTACATACATAACTTGCCAATTGAGAACAGATCACCTCTCCTTCCCTTACCCCCAAAGACAATATTTGAGGCCTTCCCCCATACTAAAAAGTGGTGGCCCTCATGGGACCCTAGAAAACAGTTCAACTGCCTCCTGACCAATATGGCTAAACCTAAGTTGACAGAACAGATTCACCATGCTCTTGCAAAATGTAAAGATCCACCACCTCGACGTGTTCAGAAGTATGTCTTGGAAACATGCAGGACGGCGAACTTGGTATGGGTTGGTCTGAACAAGGTTGCTCATCTAGAGCCTGATGAGATGGAATTCCTGCTTGGTTTCCCTAAAGACCACACCAGGGGGATTGGCAGGACTGAGAGGTTCAAGTCTTTGGGCAATTCATTCCATGTCGACACCGTCGCATACCATCTCTCAGCACTTCGGGACATGTTTCCACATGGCATGCATGTCCTTTCCTTGTTCTCTGGCATTGGAGGAGCAGAGGTAGCTCTCTACAGGCTCGGCATACGCATGAAGACAGTCGTTTCGGTGGAGATATCTGAGGTGAACAGGTTCGTCTTGAGGACTTGGTGGAATCAGACCCAAACAGGCACTTTGATTGAGATCGCCGATGTTCAGAGCCTGACTACCGAGAGGCTCGAGTCATGCATCAGGAGGATTGGTGGTTTTGACCTAGTGATTGGGGGCAGCCCCTGCAACAATCTTGCTGGGCGCAATCGATTCCACCGTGATGGCTTGGAGGGCGAGCAGTCGTCCCTCTTCTACCACTATTACAGGATCTTGGACACGGTGAAGTCCATCATGGGCAGAATGTAG
- the LOC136535517 gene encoding DNA (cytosine-5)-methyltransferase DRM2-like isoform X3: MLHGDGKVNGAGPSASLVEDFVGMGLIRENGDGGAESLLELLLAYKAIGNDPSLDNSSASVCGPRTICDDKDVLAIWDAHDASTSSDRDHISDDSGDEDFLQGLSQKDEKIESLVRMGFPKDEAEMAIVRCGQDAPMSVLVDLIYSSEASEDGYYGNFSDHEDDSFGGRKEKRKRSEDAEQGSREPLDGSHDEPMPLPNPMVGFNLPNVSLKSVDRSLSSKAIGPPFFYYENVAIAPKGVWTTISRFLYDIQPEFVDSRFVCAAARKRGYIHNLPIENRSPLLPLPPKTIFEAFPHTKKWWPSWDPRKQFNCLLTNMAKPKLTEQIHHALAKCKDPPPRRVQKYVLETCRTANLVWVGLNKVAHLEPDEMEFLLGFPKDHTRGIGRTERFKSLGNSFHVDTVAYHLSALRDMFPHGMHVLSLFSGIGGAEVALYRLGIRMKTVVSVEISEVNRFVLRTWWNQTQTGTLIEIADVQSLTTERLESCIRRIGGFDLVIGGSPCNNLAGRNRFHRDGLEGEQSSLFYHYYRILDTVKSIMGRM, from the exons ATGCTG CATGGTGATGGAAAGGTCAATGGAGCAGGGCCATCTGCCTCTTTGGTGGAGGACTTCGTAGGGATGGGTCTCATTAGGGAGAATG GAGATGGTGGTGCAGAGTCATTACTAGAGCTTCTTCTGGCCTACAAG GCGATAGGCAATGACCCTTCATTGGATAACTCCTCTGCTTCTGTTTGTGGCCCCCGGACCATTTGTGATGACAAAGACGTTCTTGCGATTTGGGATGCACATGATGCTAGTACGAGCAGCGACAGGGATCATATATCTGATGATTCTGGTGATGAG GATTTCCTACAAGGCTTGTCACAGAAGGACGAAAAAATTGAGTCCTTAGTGAGAATGGGCTTTCCTAAAGATGAAGCAGAAATGGCTATTGTCAGATGTG GGCAGGATGCACCTATGTCTGTTTTGGTTGATTTAATCTATAGTTCAGAAGCTTCAGAAGATGGTTACTATGGCAATTTCTCTGACCATGAG GATGATTCttttggaggaagaaaggaaaagagaaagAGATCTGAAGATGCAGAACAAGGTAGTAGAGAACCCTTAGATGGTAGCCATGATGAGCCGATGCCTCTACCAAACCCAATGGTTGGGTTTAACCTGCCAAATGTGAGCTTAAAATCAGTGGACAGATCTCTATCCTCAAAGGCTATTGGGCCACCTTTCTTCTACTATGAGAATGTAGCCATTGCTCCAAAGGGTGTCTGGACGACGATATCACGGTTCTTATATGACATCCAACCTGAGTTTGTGGATTCAAGGTTCGTATGTGCTGCTGCTAGGAAAAGAGGTTACATACATAACTTGCCAATTGAGAACAGATCACCTCTCCTTCCCTTACCCCCAAAGACAATATTTGAGGCCTTCCCCCATACTAAAAAGTGGTGGCCCTCATGGGACCCTAGAAAACAGTTCAACTGCCTCCTGACCAATATGGCTAAACCTAAGTTGACAGAACAGATTCACCATGCTCTTGCAAAATGTAAAGATCCACCACCTCGACGTGTTCAGAAGTATGTCTTGGAAACATGCAGGACGGCGAACTTGGTATGGGTTGGTCTGAACAAGGTTGCTCATCTAGAGCCTGATGAGATGGAATTCCTGCTTGGTTTCCCTAAAGACCACACCAGGGGGATTGGCAGGACTGAGAGGTTCAAGTCTTTGGGCAATTCATTCCATGTCGACACCGTCGCATACCATCTCTCAGCACTTCGGGACATGTTTCCACATGGCATGCATGTCCTTTCCTTGTTCTCTGGCATTGGAGGAGCAGAGGTAGCTCTCTACAGGCTCGGCATACGCATGAAGACAGTCGTTTCGGTGGAGATATCTGAGGTGAACAGGTTCGTCTTGAGGACTTGGTGGAATCAGACCCAAACAGGCACTTTGATTGAGATCGCCGATGTTCAGAGCCTGACTACCGAGAGGCTCGAGTCATGCATCAGGAGGATTGGTGGTTTTGACCTAGTGATTGGGGGCAGCCCCTGCAACAATCTTGCTGGGCGCAATCGATTCCACCGTGATGGCTTGGAGGGCGAGCAGTCGTCCCTCTTCTACCACTATTACAGGATCTTGGACACGGTGAAGTCCATCATGGGCAGAATGTAG
- the LOC136535517 gene encoding DNA (cytosine-5)-methyltransferase DRM2-like isoform X4 codes for MQAIGNDPSLDNSSASVCGPRTICDDKDVLAIWDAHDASTSSDRDHISDDSGDEDFLQGLSQKDEKIESLVRMGFPKDEAEMAIVRCGQDAPMSVLVDLIYSSEASEDGYYGNFSDHEDDSFGGRKEKRKRSEDAEQGSREPLDGSHDEPMPLPNPMVGFNLPNVSLKSVDRSLSSKAIGPPFFYYENVAIAPKGVWTTISRFLYDIQPEFVDSRFVCAAARKRGYIHNLPIENRSPLLPLPPKTIFEAFPHTKKWWPSWDPRKQFNCLLTNMAKPKLTEQIHHALAKCKDPPPRRVQKYVLETCRTANLVWVGLNKVAHLEPDEMEFLLGFPKDHTRGIGRTERFKSLGNSFHVDTVAYHLSALRDMFPHGMHVLSLFSGIGGAEVALYRLGIRMKTVVSVEISEVNRFVLRTWWNQTQTGTLIEIADVQSLTTERLESCIRRIGGFDLVIGGSPCNNLAGRNRFHRDGLEGEQSSLFYHYYRILDTVKSIMGRM; via the exons ATGCAGGCGATAGGCAATGACCCTTCATTGGATAACTCCTCTGCTTCTGTTTGTGGCCCCCGGACCATTTGTGATGACAAAGACGTTCTTGCGATTTGGGATGCACATGATGCTAGTACGAGCAGCGACAGGGATCATATATCTGATGATTCTGGTGATGAG GATTTCCTACAAGGCTTGTCACAGAAGGACGAAAAAATTGAGTCCTTAGTGAGAATGGGCTTTCCTAAAGATGAAGCAGAAATGGCTATTGTCAGATGTG GGCAGGATGCACCTATGTCTGTTTTGGTTGATTTAATCTATAGTTCAGAAGCTTCAGAAGATGGTTACTATGGCAATTTCTCTGACCATGAG GATGATTCttttggaggaagaaaggaaaagagaaagAGATCTGAAGATGCAGAACAAGGTAGTAGAGAACCCTTAGATGGTAGCCATGATGAGCCGATGCCTCTACCAAACCCAATGGTTGGGTTTAACCTGCCAAATGTGAGCTTAAAATCAGTGGACAGATCTCTATCCTCAAAGGCTATTGGGCCACCTTTCTTCTACTATGAGAATGTAGCCATTGCTCCAAAGGGTGTCTGGACGACGATATCACGGTTCTTATATGACATCCAACCTGAGTTTGTGGATTCAAGGTTCGTATGTGCTGCTGCTAGGAAAAGAGGTTACATACATAACTTGCCAATTGAGAACAGATCACCTCTCCTTCCCTTACCCCCAAAGACAATATTTGAGGCCTTCCCCCATACTAAAAAGTGGTGGCCCTCATGGGACCCTAGAAAACAGTTCAACTGCCTCCTGACCAATATGGCTAAACCTAAGTTGACAGAACAGATTCACCATGCTCTTGCAAAATGTAAAGATCCACCACCTCGACGTGTTCAGAAGTATGTCTTGGAAACATGCAGGACGGCGAACTTGGTATGGGTTGGTCTGAACAAGGTTGCTCATCTAGAGCCTGATGAGATGGAATTCCTGCTTGGTTTCCCTAAAGACCACACCAGGGGGATTGGCAGGACTGAGAGGTTCAAGTCTTTGGGCAATTCATTCCATGTCGACACCGTCGCATACCATCTCTCAGCACTTCGGGACATGTTTCCACATGGCATGCATGTCCTTTCCTTGTTCTCTGGCATTGGAGGAGCAGAGGTAGCTCTCTACAGGCTCGGCATACGCATGAAGACAGTCGTTTCGGTGGAGATATCTGAGGTGAACAGGTTCGTCTTGAGGACTTGGTGGAATCAGACCCAAACAGGCACTTTGATTGAGATCGCCGATGTTCAGAGCCTGACTACCGAGAGGCTCGAGTCATGCATCAGGAGGATTGGTGGTTTTGACCTAGTGATTGGGGGCAGCCCCTGCAACAATCTTGCTGGGCGCAATCGATTCCACCGTGATGGCTTGGAGGGCGAGCAGTCGTCCCTCTTCTACCACTATTACAGGATCTTGGACACGGTGAAGTCCATCATGGGCAGAATGTAG